The following coding sequences lie in one Ostrea edulis chromosome 8, xbOstEdul1.1, whole genome shotgun sequence genomic window:
- the LOC125662617 gene encoding prostaglandin E2 receptor EP4 subtype-like, protein MSDNTSYCSGNATEHDHQFTVTSGLYIALGVIGNLAAIVVLVKQSKFHNWKVFYRLALSLVSVDLLGVLMFGSISVKENSTSKWDGGYNLCVAESIIIIFISLTNLLTVAVISLERFLALWHPYFYSSLKNHPIIKLIPVVILSMAVVMAILPAISIGHFERIYPCDFCFINIYDSELRNFIYALLYSIFGLICITIAIVFNVLVVTALSRGQRGYSRQRESRIYISYDRRDYFGMMFQLLALIAELAVCWGSVMIKSIITMLSKENDEDTQKDNYLFFRFAAWVLVLDPWIYVLLRREIISSVCAFCTRQERPHLTSSEDKMEEKSLQNNQYKTSYGTI, encoded by the exons ATGTCAGATAACACAAGTTATTGCAGTGGGAATGCTACAGAACATGATCACCAGTTTACGGTTACATCAGGGCTTTATATTGCTCTTGGAGTTATTGGGAATCTAGCGGCCATTGTTGTGTTGGTTAAACAATCAAAGTTTCACAATTGGAAAGTTTTTTACCGACTAGCTCTGTCGCTCGTCAGTGTTGACCTGTTAGGGGTCTTGATGTTTGGCAGTATCAGTGTGAAAGAAAACTCGACGTCAAAATGGGATGGTGGATATAATCTCTGTGTAGCAGAATCCATCATCATAATTTTCATTTCGTTGACAAATCTACTAACAGTGGCAGTCATATCTCTGGAGAGATTTCTAGCTCTATGGCATCCATATTTTTATTCCTCGCTGAAAAACCATCCAATTATAAAGTTGATCCCGGTAGTCATTTTGAGCATGGCCGTTGTCATGGCAATCCTTCCAGCGATAAGCATTGGACATTTTGAAAGAATATATCCTTGCGACTTCTGTTTCATTAACATCTATGACAGTGAATTGAGAAACTTTATTTACGCTTTACTGTACAGCATTTTCGGACTCATTTGCATCACAATTGCCATCGTGTTCAACGTTTTGGTGGTTACTGCTTTGTCTCGTGGTCAACGAGGTTACTCGAGACAACGCGAGAGTCGCATTTACATCAGTTACGACAGACGGGATTACTTTGGAATGATGTTTCAGTTGTTGGCCCTCATTGCAGAGTTAGCTGTGTGTTGGGGTTCAGTAATG ATTAAAAGCATTATCACAATGCTTTCAAAAGAAAATGACGAAGATACGCAGAAGGATAACTATTTATTTTTCCGTTTCGCTGCTTGGGTCCTGGTTTTGGATCCATGGATCTACGTCCTCTTAAGACGAGAAATCATCAGCAGTGTCTGTGCATTCTGCACACGACAAGAACGCCCCCATCTGACGTCATCAGAGGACAAGATGGAGGAAAAGTCCTTGCAAAACAATCAGTATAAAACAAGTTATGGAACGATATGA